The following are from one region of the Noviherbaspirillum sedimenti genome:
- a CDS encoding phytanoyl-CoA dioxygenase family protein, which yields MPSAEQLKDYRERFDRDGYVVLERLIDPAVVKDLIAALLRVEAEHGFGYAKTSFEGFKTVRINNLLVYDELFWQVALQPDILQLSESILDPELLLSSLCTLTLDPGQQEQPLHEDTQLLPLPRPRAPISVNAIWALSDFTETNGATQIVPGSHKYDSPPKYGSEVKTVAATMPAGSVMLFDSALWHKGGANSSQERRYALSCYYCAGWMRQQENLQLGIPREIAARFPTRLQQLCGYSIYKGQFGHIDNQDPITLLGKERVKRTVWEETDLRIANKLAAKSAQ from the coding sequence ATGCCAAGCGCTGAACAATTGAAGGATTACCGCGAACGTTTCGACCGCGACGGCTATGTCGTGCTCGAACGCCTGATCGACCCTGCCGTCGTCAAGGACCTGATTGCGGCGCTGCTGCGGGTCGAGGCCGAACATGGTTTCGGCTATGCCAAGACTTCCTTCGAAGGCTTCAAGACGGTGCGGATCAACAATCTGCTGGTCTATGACGAACTGTTCTGGCAAGTCGCCTTGCAGCCCGACATCCTGCAATTGAGCGAATCCATCCTCGATCCGGAACTGCTGCTGTCGTCGCTGTGCACCCTGACGCTCGACCCCGGCCAGCAGGAGCAGCCGCTGCATGAAGATACGCAGTTGCTGCCGTTGCCGCGCCCGCGCGCGCCGATCTCGGTCAATGCGATCTGGGCCTTGAGCGACTTCACCGAAACCAATGGCGCCACGCAAATCGTTCCGGGCAGCCACAAGTACGACAGCCCGCCGAAATACGGCAGCGAGGTCAAGACCGTTGCAGCCACCATGCCGGCCGGCAGCGTCATGCTGTTCGACAGCGCGCTCTGGCACAAGGGCGGCGCCAATTCGAGCCAGGAACGGCGTTATGCGCTGTCCTGCTATTACTGCGCCGGCTGGATGCGGCAGCAGGAAAACCTGCAGCTCGGCATTCCGCGCGAAATCGCCGCACGCTTCCCGACCCGCTTGCAGCAGCTCTGCGGCTACAGCATCTACAAGGGGCAGTTCGGCCACATCGACAATCAGGACCCGATCACCCTGCTGGGCAAGGAGCGCGTCAAGCGCACGGTCTGGGAAGAGACCGACCTGCGCATCGCCAACAAGCTCGCTGCCAAGTCCGCGCAATGA
- a CDS encoding AMP-binding protein has protein sequence MKHLLPDSGGLPRIPASVVHMLAEAARERPEAAAISFEGTRLNYRQYAAAVAALAASWRQRVGPGQRVALVMQNSLDLAIATYAVHALRAQVVALNPGYSARELSFMLDDAAPGMVVHDQTAKADIAACCPGLPAERFIATSGGASFAALAEQAHALPEDLPGHDDLATLQYTGGTTGRPKGVNISHRHLAFNLAQREALLPTQYGAETVLCVMPLFHVSAVAMSLHLACYAASELIVHRRFDASAVLQTIGSRRVTSFSGAPAIYHSLAAHPELPGADLRSLRACYSGAAPLPQEVLRRWEELTGCPILEGYGMSEAGPCMTYNPARGVRKPGSVGLPVPASKLQIVAIDDASRVLAPGEAGEIRVRGPHVSAGYRNRPDETAAVLRDGWMHTGDIACMDEDGYVFIKGRKHDTINVGGFNVYPREIEEVLLSHPSVREAAAFGVPHPRYGQVVHAWVVADPGAAPLVEALLNHCAAQLVRYKIPHAIGFAPGLPKTGVGKLARGELRAVPATAETTTKQHVQPEAQKEMQ, from the coding sequence ATGAAACACCTGCTTCCGGACAGCGGCGGCTTGCCGCGCATTCCCGCCTCGGTCGTGCACATGCTGGCCGAGGCCGCGCGCGAGCGCCCCGAGGCGGCCGCCATCAGCTTTGAAGGCACGCGGCTGAACTACCGGCAGTACGCGGCGGCCGTGGCAGCGCTGGCGGCAAGCTGGCGCCAGCGCGTCGGTCCCGGCCAGCGCGTGGCGCTGGTGATGCAAAACTCGCTCGACCTGGCCATCGCAACCTATGCCGTGCATGCCTTGCGCGCGCAGGTGGTGGCGCTGAATCCCGGCTATAGCGCGAGGGAACTGAGTTTCATGCTGGACGATGCCGCGCCCGGCATGGTGGTGCATGACCAGACGGCGAAAGCCGATATCGCCGCATGCTGCCCGGGCCTGCCCGCCGAGCGCTTCATCGCCACCTCCGGCGGCGCCTCGTTTGCCGCACTCGCGGAGCAGGCGCATGCCCTGCCCGAGGACTTGCCCGGCCATGACGACCTGGCGACGCTGCAATACACTGGCGGCACCACCGGACGCCCCAAGGGCGTCAACATCAGCCACCGCCATCTGGCTTTCAATCTGGCGCAGCGCGAAGCCCTGCTGCCCACGCAATACGGCGCCGAAACCGTCCTGTGCGTGATGCCCCTGTTCCATGTATCGGCCGTGGCGATGTCGCTGCACCTGGCATGCTACGCCGCCTCGGAACTCATCGTTCACCGCCGCTTCGACGCCTCGGCGGTGTTGCAGACCATCGGCAGCCGGCGCGTGACCTCGTTTTCCGGCGCCCCGGCGATTTACCACAGCCTGGCTGCACATCCGGAGCTGCCCGGCGCCGATCTGCGCAGCCTGCGCGCCTGTTATTCGGGAGCGGCGCCGCTGCCGCAGGAAGTCCTGCGGCGATGGGAAGAACTCACCGGCTGCCCGATCCTCGAAGGCTATGGCATGAGCGAGGCCGGCCCTTGCATGACCTACAACCCGGCGCGCGGCGTGCGCAAGCCCGGCTCGGTGGGCTTGCCAGTGCCCGCCAGCAAACTGCAGATCGTCGCCATCGATGATGCCTCGCGCGTGCTGGCGCCGGGCGAAGCCGGCGAGATCCGCGTGCGCGGGCCGCACGTGAGCGCGGGCTACCGCAACCGCCCGGACGAGACCGCCGCCGTCTTGCGTGACGGCTGGATGCATACCGGCGACATCGCCTGCATGGATGAGGACGGCTACGTTTTCATCAAGGGCCGCAAGCACGACACCATCAATGTCGGCGGCTTCAACGTCTATCCGCGCGAGATCGAGGAAGTCCTGCTGTCCCATCCCAGCGTGCGGGAAGCCGCCGCCTTTGGCGTGCCCCACCCCCGCTACGGCCAGGTGGTGCATGCCTGGGTGGTCGCCGATCCGGGTGCCGCGCCGCTCGTCGAAGCCCTGCTCAACCATTGCGCCGCGCAACTGGTACGCTACAAGATTCCGCACGCCATCGGCTTCGCCCCCGGGCTGCCCAAGACTGGCGTCGGCAAGCTGGCGCGCGGCGAACTGCGCGCGGTGCCGGCGACTGCCGAAACGACAACCAAGCAACATGTTCAACCAGAAGCTCAAAAGGAGATGCAATGA
- the glpD gene encoding glycerol-3-phosphate dehydrogenase — protein MQQASHHIECDLLVVGGGINGAGIARDAAGRGLSVLLCEKDDLASHTSSASTKLIHGGLRYLEHYEFQLVRKALIEREVLLRAAPHIMWPLRFVMPHESSQRPAWMIRAGLLMYDLLARRELLPGSRGIDLRRHPAGAPLRAGFSRGFEYSDGWVDDARLVVLNAIDAADKGAKIMPRCRCETVERHADHWTAALRTADGRALTVRARALVNAAGPWAAQFLQASVRQQSNKALRLIKGSHIVVPRLFDHPYAYIFQNSDGRIVFAIPYEREFTLLGTTDLDYRGSLDQVAIEEGEVDYICGLANHYFEKRITPADVVWSYSGVRPLLEDESANASAVTRDYRLEFDAGDSHGKRAPLLSVFGGKITTFRKLAEEAVDRIAPALGNHRGAWTEHACLPGGDLYGERPANRSVLEFDRYVQDLQKLYSWLPAPLVARYARAYGTRIHLLLTGRTAPDQMGEEIAPGLFAAEVEYLVAHEWAATGADILWRRSKLGLHLERGVEPLLNAWIAARMPDLRRAAGAPCPAGANAGLSAPAKV, from the coding sequence ATGCAACAAGCATCCCATCACATTGAGTGCGACCTGCTGGTCGTCGGCGGCGGCATCAACGGCGCCGGCATTGCGCGCGACGCCGCCGGACGCGGCCTGTCGGTATTGCTGTGCGAGAAGGATGACCTGGCCTCGCACACCTCCTCGGCCTCGACCAAGCTGATCCACGGCGGCCTGCGCTATCTCGAACACTATGAATTCCAACTGGTCCGCAAGGCGCTGATCGAACGCGAGGTACTGCTGCGGGCAGCGCCGCACATCATGTGGCCCTTGCGCTTCGTCATGCCGCATGAGTCCAGCCAGCGCCCGGCCTGGATGATACGTGCCGGCCTGCTGATGTACGACCTGCTGGCGCGGCGCGAATTGCTGCCCGGTTCGCGCGGCATCGACCTGCGCCGCCATCCGGCCGGCGCCCCGCTGCGCGCCGGCTTCTCGCGCGGCTTCGAGTATTCCGACGGCTGGGTGGACGACGCCCGGCTGGTAGTGCTGAACGCGATCGACGCCGCCGACAAGGGCGCCAAGATCATGCCCCGCTGCCGCTGCGAAACCGTGGAGCGCCACGCCGACCATTGGACCGCGGCGCTGCGCACCGCCGATGGCCGTGCGCTGACGGTGCGCGCGCGCGCACTGGTCAACGCCGCCGGGCCGTGGGCTGCGCAATTCCTGCAGGCTTCGGTGCGCCAGCAATCGAACAAGGCGCTGCGCCTGATCAAGGGCAGCCACATCGTCGTGCCGCGCCTGTTCGACCATCCTTACGCCTACATTTTTCAGAATTCGGACGGCCGCATCGTATTCGCCATCCCGTATGAGCGCGAGTTTACGTTGCTCGGCACCACCGACCTCGATTATCGCGGCAGTCTCGACCAGGTCGCGATCGAGGAGGGCGAAGTGGATTACATCTGCGGGCTGGCCAACCACTATTTCGAGAAGCGCATCACGCCGGCCGACGTCGTCTGGTCCTATTCCGGCGTGCGTCCGCTATTGGAAGATGAATCGGCAAACGCTTCGGCCGTGACGCGCGACTACCGCCTCGAATTCGATGCCGGCGATAGCCACGGCAAGCGCGCGCCGCTGCTGTCTGTATTCGGCGGCAAGATCACGACCTTCCGCAAGCTGGCCGAGGAAGCCGTTGATCGGATCGCACCGGCCCTGGGCAACCATCGGGGCGCCTGGACCGAGCATGCCTGCCTGCCGGGCGGCGACCTGTATGGCGAGCGGCCGGCGAACCGCTCGGTACTGGAGTTCGATCGCTACGTGCAGGATCTGCAGAAACTGTATTCCTGGCTGCCGGCGCCGCTGGTCGCGCGCTATGCGCGCGCCTACGGGACCCGCATCCATCTGCTGCTGACCGGCCGTACCGCGCCGGACCAGATGGGCGAGGAAATCGCGCCCGGATTGTTCGCGGCCGAGGTCGAATACCTGGTCGCGCACGAATGGGCCGCTACCGGCGCCGACATCCTGTGGCGGCGCTCCAAGCTCGGCCTGCATCTAGAACGGGGCGTCGAGCCCCTGCTGAACGCCTGGATCGCGGCCCGCATGCCCGACCTGCGGCGCGCCGCAGGCGCACCCTGCCCCGCCGGTGCGAATGCCGGCTTGAGCGCCCCGGCCAAGGTTTGA
- a CDS encoding DeoR/GlpR family DNA-binding transcription regulator has translation MTFNPRQRRLLEHVRAQVTVSVEDLARQLSVTPQTVRRDVKQMEEAKLLTRYHGGVGLPSSVENIDYNQRQVMNSDAKQRIAAVVAARVPPACSLLINIGTTTEEVARALAHHPDLHVVTNNLNVAAILADNPKCEVIVAGGVVRNRDRGIIGEVTVDFIRQFKVDIGIIGISSIDSDGTLRDFDPREVKVAQAIIEQSRAVWLVADRDKFGRQALVRMAHLSQVDVLFTDAPPSAAMASVLEEAGVEVVVAP, from the coding sequence ATGACGTTCAATCCGCGTCAGCGCCGATTGCTGGAACATGTGCGCGCCCAAGTCACGGTGTCGGTGGAAGACTTGGCGCGCCAACTGAGTGTGACGCCGCAAACCGTTCGGCGCGACGTCAAGCAAATGGAGGAAGCCAAGCTGCTGACGCGCTATCACGGCGGCGTCGGCCTGCCGTCTTCGGTCGAAAACATCGACTACAACCAGCGCCAGGTCATGAACAGCGACGCCAAGCAACGTATTGCCGCCGTCGTCGCCGCCCGCGTGCCGCCCGCCTGTTCGCTGTTGATCAACATCGGCACCACCACCGAGGAAGTGGCACGCGCGCTGGCGCACCACCCGGACTTGCACGTGGTGACCAACAACCTGAACGTGGCGGCGATCCTGGCCGACAACCCGAAATGCGAAGTCATCGTTGCCGGCGGCGTGGTACGCAACCGCGACCGCGGCATCATCGGCGAAGTCACGGTGGATTTCATCCGCCAGTTCAAGGTCGATATCGGCATCATCGGCATCTCGAGCATCGATTCCGACGGCACGCTGCGCGACTTCGACCCGCGCGAAGTGAAGGTGGCGCAAGCCATCATCGAACAGTCGCGCGCGGTCTGGCTGGTGGCGGACCGCGACAAGTTCGGCCGGCAGGCGCTGGTGCGCATGGCCCACCTGTCGCAGGTTGACGTGCTGTTTACCGACGCGCCGCCGTCGGCCGCGATGGCAAGCGTGCTGGAGGAGGCCGGAGTGGAAGTGGTGGTGGCGCCGTAG
- a CDS encoding ANTAR domain-containing response regulator, with translation MQASTNELRSLRIVVVNSVVPPEDEHNEAAWAAAERARALRIGLLEAGYNIIAVFPADMHLPERVAQLQPDMIIIDAESDARDVLEHVVVATRDARRPIVLFTEDDDKSSMEAAMDAGVSAYVVAGLHAERVKPVLDVALARFNADQKLRAELSDTKLKLAERKTIERAKGLLMERHKLSEPEAYAKLRRLAMDKNLKLSDLAQRILDVADLLG, from the coding sequence ATGCAGGCTTCAACCAACGAACTCCGATCGCTGCGCATCGTCGTGGTCAATAGCGTGGTGCCGCCGGAAGACGAGCACAACGAGGCCGCCTGGGCGGCCGCCGAACGCGCGCGCGCCTTGCGCATCGGCCTGCTGGAAGCAGGCTACAACATCATTGCCGTGTTCCCGGCCGACATGCACCTGCCGGAACGGGTCGCCCAGCTGCAGCCGGACATGATCATCATCGACGCCGAGTCGGACGCCCGCGACGTGCTCGAGCACGTGGTGGTAGCTACCCGCGATGCCCGCCGGCCGATCGTGCTGTTTACCGAGGATGACGACAAATCGAGCATGGAGGCAGCCATGGATGCGGGCGTGTCGGCCTATGTGGTGGCCGGACTGCATGCCGAACGTGTCAAGCCGGTGCTGGATGTGGCACTGGCGCGCTTCAATGCCGACCAGAAGCTGCGCGCCGAATTGTCTGATACCAAACTCAAGCTGGCCGAGCGCAAGACCATCGAGCGCGCCAAGGGGCTGCTGATGGAGCGGCACAAGCTGAGTGAACCGGAAGCCTATGCAAAGTTGCGACGCCTGGCGATGGACAAGAACCTGAAACTGTCCGACCTTGCCCAACGCATCCTGGACGTTGCCGATCTGCTCGGTTGA
- a CDS encoding phytanoyl-CoA dioxygenase family protein, whose amino-acid sequence MTGQIDIKAVTQQLAEEGYAVIENVLSKEQLELARKRVAELMEKELAQPFHPTEGTPAEDEAEISAYYKKSYDISDAEAERMVARVRYYRHQNADTRWPVPFNKVSKNLIPLPTLFDQDKSQRVWNLINKAPDLAPLVEHPVVLSMVRHILGQDCNLHDFQSTSIGPHTGGGSWHVDAPLGQIAEPLPEFPLTIQNVWLLDDFTEHNGATRVMPRSHKLRKSPPWGSDPMEGEVTLTAPAGSVAIWLSNTWHRSGQNTTDKPRRAILCNYNLSWLRGFCDFTSTLSPEVAAGFSNDVRYLLGYSAYAPKTR is encoded by the coding sequence ATGACTGGTCAAATTGATATCAAGGCGGTGACTCAGCAGCTTGCTGAAGAGGGTTATGCCGTCATCGAAAACGTGCTCTCGAAAGAGCAACTGGAACTGGCCCGCAAGCGTGTCGCGGAACTGATGGAAAAGGAGCTGGCGCAGCCCTTCCATCCCACCGAGGGCACACCGGCCGAGGACGAAGCGGAGATCTCCGCCTATTACAAGAAGTCCTACGACATCAGCGATGCCGAAGCCGAACGCATGGTCGCGCGCGTGCGGTATTACCGCCACCAGAACGCCGACACGCGCTGGCCGGTGCCGTTCAACAAGGTGTCGAAGAATCTCATTCCTCTGCCGACCCTGTTCGACCAGGACAAATCCCAGCGCGTCTGGAACCTGATCAACAAGGCGCCCGACCTTGCTCCGCTGGTCGAGCATCCCGTGGTGCTGTCGATGGTGCGCCACATCCTCGGCCAGGATTGCAACCTGCACGACTTCCAGTCGACCAGCATCGGGCCGCACACAGGCGGCGGCTCGTGGCACGTCGATGCGCCGCTCGGCCAGATTGCCGAACCGCTGCCCGAATTCCCGCTGACGATCCAGAACGTCTGGCTGCTGGATGACTTCACCGAGCATAACGGCGCTACCCGCGTCATGCCGCGCAGCCACAAGCTGCGCAAGTCTCCGCCCTGGGGTAGCGATCCAATGGAAGGTGAGGTCACCCTCACCGCGCCGGCCGGGTCGGTTGCCATCTGGCTGTCCAACACCTGGCATCGCTCCGGCCAGAACACCACCGACAAGCCGCGCCGCGCCATCCTTTGCAATTACAACCTGTCCTGGTTGCGGGGCTTCTGCGACTTCACCTCGACCTTGTCGCCCGAAGTCGCGGCGGGCTTTTCCAACGATGTGCGCTACCTGCTCGGCTACTCCGCCTACGCGCCGAAAACCCGCTGA